ccggatgaatggaatactgcgaactgtgggcttcttcaagaatcaattcaCGCAGCCCATCTATatttggcacacaaatacgaccctgcatcctcaacatacCATCATCTCCGATAGtgacatctttggcatcaccatgctgaactgtgtccttcagGACAAACAAATAGGGATTATCAtatggcgctctctgatgcagtcatataaggaagaccgagaaaccacacaagctagaacccgaccgggctccgaaatatcttatttcacaagatgattggccaaggtctgaacatcgaCTACAAGAGGCCTTTcgccaacaggaatgaatgcaaggctacccatactcaccgcctttctactcaaggcatcggccaccacattggccttcccgggatgatacagaatagtaatatcataattctttagcagcaccaaccatctccgctgcctcaaatttagagccttctgtttgaataagtgctgaagatttcgatgatctgtaaatacctcacaagacataccatagagatagtgcctccaaatcttcaatgcatgaacaatgactgccaattctaaatcatgaacaaggtagttcttttcatgtggctTCAGCTGGTGTGAAGCGTAAGCAATAACTCTAACCTcctgcattaagacacacccaataccaatccgagaagcatcacaatacactgtataagaaccagaagctgaaggtaaaactagaactagagttgtgatcaaggcagtcttaagcatctgaaagctctcttcacactcatccgaccacctgaatggagtacctttctgggtcaatttagttaTAGGCACGCcaatagacgagaagccctcAACAAAGCAATGATAATAACTAGCCAAAccgagaaaactccaaatctcagtagctgaagatggcttgggccaactctaaactgcctcatcttcttcggatccaccttaattccctcaccagactatgtgtcccaagtacgccaccgaactaagccagaacccacacttagagaatttggcataaagtttctcctccctcagtctctgTAACACAATACTCAAGTGCTGTGTATGTTCCTCCTGGCTAAgtgagtacaccaagatatcatcaataaatactacgacaaacaaatcaagatacgactggaatacactattcatcaagtgcataaatgctgccggGGAGTTAgttaacccaaaagacatcacgagaaattcatagtgaccataacgggtcttgAATGCCATCTTTAgtatatctgagtcccgaatcgtCAGAtgatgatacccagacctcaaatcaattttggagaaacacccttgctccctaaagctggtcaaataagtcatcaatacgcggtaaaggatacttgttcttgattgtaactttgttcaactgtctgtagttgatgcacatccgcatagtatcaaattttcattttcacaaacagaaccggtgcaccccaaggcgacacactagtcCTAATAAACCCTTTaccaagaagttcctgaagttgctctttcaattctttcaattcagatGGTGCTATACGATACAGagaaatggaaatgggctgagtgctcggcactaagtcaataccgaaatcaatatccctgtcggatggcatacctggcaggtctaCAAGAAATACATCTAGAAAATCCCGCACTACCggtacagaatcaatactaggagtgtatgcatcaacatctctcacaaaggccaaatatgacaaacatcccttcccaaccatacgttgagccttcaagtaagaaattaccctgctgggaacataatctggaGAACCTCGCAACTCGATTTGGCAATCCTGGTATCGCCAACGTCACCGTTTTtgtgtgacagtccagaataacatgacatgaagacaaccaatccatatccaAGATTACATataaatcaaccatactaagcaataagagatcaactctagtctctagtcccacaatagttaccacacatgaccgatacacacgatcaactataatagtatcgcccaccggcataGATACACAAATtggtaaaactaaggactcagggggcatatccagataacgtacaaaatatgatgaaacatacgaatatgtggaaccagggtcaaataatatataaACTTCCCTATTGCACACtgggacaatacctgtgatcaccaGAAGCAACGACATcaggcctggcaggaaaagcatagaatcgggcttgaccgccacctgatcggcctccccctcttgggcgacctctTGCTGACTggcccccaccccgagctggctgggcgggtggtgaagcaaCTATTGCTGAAGTCAtagcctgactcctctgctgagctgaacctcccgtaaggcgggggcaatatctctttatgtgaaccaaatctccacactcaaagcaacctctctctAAAAATGTTGGCAAGTTCTGAGGCggacctcgagaaccagaataactacccgAAGGACCtggtacagatgaaccctgaactgatggtgcacgaGATAAACTCTAAGCTGGAAGTGCACTAAGAGAAGACTGACTCTGTCGAGAATTATATGAACCATGGATAGCTGATgcgccacgatgagctggacgaaccatctgagcgggcctataggGACGACCCCTGCTGTGATAGGGCTGTCCTCCAGAAGAAACACCGCTGGAATTATCCGGACCacgagacctcttagcctccctctcctcacgctcctgagtATGGACCATCTCTAGCTGTCGAGcactatcaaccacctcgtcgaatTCAGCACCTTCTACATTCCCGAGAGTCATAACAAAACGGAACTGATAGTTGAGGCCATTTATGAACCTCTTGACCTtttccctctcagtgggaaccaaccaaactgcatgacgagccaattCTGAAAACTGTATCCCACACTGAGTCACGGATAAGTCCTCATGACGTAAATATTCGAACTTCCTGCGCAGTTCCTCTCTGCGGGTCTATGGCACACAATTCTCCAGAAATAatacggagaactcatgccatgataGTGGTGCTGCACTAACTGGTTTgctcctctcataagtctccaACTATCTGAAGGTTGCACCGatcaactgaaaagtagtaaatgagacctcactggtctccagaatacccgctgtacgaagaATCCGATGGCATCTTTccaagaaatcctgagcatcctctgactcagcaccgctaaatgatggatgtcgaagcctcccaaatctactggagcctgagcagctgcaaccggctagaCTGGTAGtgccccggtatctgaagtccctgtactacctgctCTGGAttacgggcaacaggggtatgagtacctcccccgccctgagaagtggcaggtgcggcccgagccgaaaccacctgagcaaggctagtgcaaacagtcaatatatgtgctaaagcctcctaaaggcctggaatcacaataggcacagctggtgcctgagctggtcctgtcggctcaactatatctggaatctgctcctgagctggagtaaTTGGTGGTGCTATAGGCGCTGCTCCAACTGCTGtatgagctacacctcgacctctaccacggatccggcctctcgcggccctaactggtggcactgtgGATGACCgtctgatccggtagtacgtgtcctcaccatctgtgagagaataggatAACAGAAATTTattttccggaatcaacaaattcgcacgatagaatacaagaaagtaaaatattttcctaagggttcggcagcctctcgaagataagtacagacgtctccgtaccgatccgcaagattctactaaacctgctcatgactcgtgagacctatgtaacctaggctctaataccaacttgtcacgacccaaaatactaacctgttgtgatggcgcctatctcaatactaggcaagccgataacctcaataaatcacaataatctcttaagtttgaaaatataatatttgaattcaaTAGAAAACCTCACAATTTCAGAAACAAAACACtctcaaaatccggtgtcactgagtacatgagcacctaaataataacaaagtctgactgataagaacactgtctgaaaatatagaacagtacaataactaaaaggaaagagagtcaaggtctgcggatgccaagcagctaccttgataatctCCAACAGATAAATCCTTAAATCTGGAAACCGTCGTatccgaaaatacctggatctgtacacgaggtgtagagtatagtataagtacaaccaactcaataagtaacaagactaacctctgggctgaaagtagtgacgagatcaatAGGTACAGTCTAGTATataaataacagtacagaaatgtaggcatgtttTCCAGTTCAACAATTAAACTCCGTACAGGAAAAATAGATAAAATCTGCATGATATGagaaatatgacatctctatatctacatgccaaagtATACGTTGTATGTGATGTTTCACAATGGAAACCTCGTATACTTatactctcagaatactcaatcactcagtactgtatatggtcaatccagccaagggaagatccatcccatatatatatatatatatacatcaactaacagtcagtcactcagtactgtataagttcaatccagcccaggggaagatctatctccaaatataaataattcggAAAAGATCCATGTAGAGGGAAGACCTattcctcaatataaatgcttcgggcaagatccatgcccatggAAGATCAGTCCCTCAATgtaaatcaaccgcgctcactatgggaggtgcagacttcggaggggctccttcagcccaagcgctataatagccagatccaggcataaataaataaggcatgatgcggcgtgtagcccgatcccataaatatcacttaaactttccagtctctcgggctctcaatgacatgaaaatcaacccgacatgatgatatgatgtatcaatgaatgataacagagagtgagatatgatatgcaaatgatagatgtgactgagtacaaaattacaatttaaatgaataattcaacagcaacatgaccctatgggtcccaaagtatcggcacgtagcctaaccatgatctttaatacgagtctcagctcaatttctctagcACGTAGAGGATATGCGAATAATGActtgattctttaattttacaactccacagaatttatttaagtcacCATTTCTATGGTGTACGCCcatacactcgtcacctagcaagTGCGTCACCTCCAATAATTGATAGAACacaaaattcggggattcataccctcagaactatgtttaaaaatgttacttacctcaaaccatgtaattctttactccgctatacccttgcctcacaaatcggcctccaaacgcctcgaatctggtcacAAGTAATTCGTTtaagtcaatacaaattattggaattaattccatatgaaaatactaattttccaataaaatccaaaatttaactcaaaaatcgcccgtggggcccacgtatcggaactcgacaaaaggtacaaaatatgaacgcacattcaaccacgagtccaaccatactaattttatcaaattttgacACAATcttgaccctcaaatcttcaaattaaactaagagggttttcttgaaaatctcccaaaaatcgcctttccccgagctccaaatcgttaaaaatgtcccatttttagaacttaaactctctgcccagtcatttgctctacgcgatcgcggtaaatctcacgtgatcgcgaagcacagtttTCCTTGACAAAttttaaccttacgcgatcgcggacatgtccacgcgatcgcgaagctcaacttcacagacctacgcgatcgtggactcgtccacgcgatcgcgaagcacaaacgcgtgacctccacttctgctccatttcctctatgcgaacgcgaccttagCCACGCATTCGCGAATCAGGAAATCCCAGAACTACGCGATCGCAGCCCTcttcatgcgatcgcgaagagcaaatttcTCCACCGTCCAGctaagcttacgcgatcgcgaaccttctcacgcgatcgcgtagaaggaaacgaGACAGTGCATCGGAAAAATTCCAGCAAAGTTCAAAGTccaaaattcaatccgttaaccatccgaaactcactccaggcccccgggacctcaaccaaatataccaatatgtcccaaaatatcatacgaacttagtcgaaacctcaaatcacatcaaacaatgctaaaaacacgaatcatactccaattcaaacgtaatgaaactaagaaattccaacttctacattcaatgccgaaacctataaaatcaagtccgattgacctcaaattttgcacacaagtcataaatgacataacagacctattcaaattttcaaaactggattccgacgaaagtcaactccctggtcaaacttccaaacttaactttctattttcgccatttcaagcctaatttaactacgggatttcaaataatttttcggacacactcctaagtccaaaatcaccacacggagctattgaaatcatcaaaactttatttcggggtcgtttacacatatgtcgacatccagccaaccttttcaacttaagatttaaactttggaactaaatgttccaattcattccaagacTTCACCGGACCCGatccaattaccccggcaagtcatataacactgtaaagtataaattgagcagtaaatgagaaaacaaggttgtaatactcaaaacgaccggccgagtcgttacacagTTGAATATACTTAAAAAAGATATTTAgttacttattaaaaagtcaCAACTTTATAGAAATGACATttcaaataaattattattttttttaaaaaaaaatattactcttacattttttattttctataaaTAAGGTAATTACGATTTTAAGAAGGATATTTTGGTAATCCAACTTTTTACTTAAGGAGgaacaagaaaaaaagaaaagagtttaaAATATCCTCATGTGGATTTTTTATTTGTCGAATACTTGGCCAATTGGTTTTTTCTCCGATGAAAATACCCATAGGAGCATATGAAAGATGCCTCGTCCTGTTGAATTTTGGGTCAAATATGAAAATTCTAGATAGTATGCTgccaaaaattaattttctttactttcaaaTATTAAGTAACGTTGGAGATGAGACCAACATGATATTCCCATTGTTTATTTAATATTTGTTGGTGAATTAGTTATGAACTATTCAAGCTGATCTCACATAATAGGACCAAACAATCCTCAAACCTAGCCGACGATCTTAAATGCTTAAACGGTCGCTATCTCTAACAATAACTTTTTTGATCAATTGATACCTCTATATATGTTTtattagtaacaaattaatttattgaGTTGTTGCATTCCGTGTTGCTTTTAATCAACTTGTGATTAGTTTATGTGTCCGCTTGATTGATACTTATAAGAAACAAAAAACATCAAGCTCTATGACCGTTTTCAAATTTGATTAATTATTGAATACCAACAAATGATTCATCGTAGTTTATGTGTTTGAAGCATTATTAGTAAGTGTATCACTCATTCTTAAACGCTATGAAAACTGAAAATTATTAGAAAATATGTTTTTGAGTTTAACTTCTATATATTACTAGTGAAAAAAAATTCACTATCAGATTACCTAAAGATAATTACATATAATTATCTATATTAAGTAAAATTAATAATCCAAAATATGTGAGGATAACCTTTTATAAAATGTTTAAAAACATTTACGTACCATATTAAAATTTTATGTTGTCACTATATGCAAATTAAATACCTTACTAAAGGATCATTTCAACATCTTGATAAGTTTGTCTCTGAGCATTCTTTAATTTGGTAAAatgaaaacaaaaggaaatactCATTTACTTTCCCATGGATTAAAAGAGAGTAGAAAATGTCAACAGGATCAGAAATCACTAAGATTCTGACTCATAACTTGAAGGTTCCAATTGTAACCTACTAATCACTTATTGTCCTATCGGgcacaaaggaaaaaaaaaagatagtaattttgttttattttatgtgatattatttttttattaatatattCTAAAAATTAATATAGAATATTTTTACATAACTAAAATAATTTGATTATAAACTTCTTATTGAAATATCATATGCAAAATCACAAGcttcaaatatttttcttttctagtttATACTTTATTCTAAAGATGCCTCCTTGGGCATGAGATTACCTTAGTTACCTAAAGAGAGAGTGAATCAGTAATTGACTTTTATTATTGTCGGCGTCTTTGTGTCCCCTTTTaatgttaaatatatatttaacGTTTAATTATTTGCCATATCATTGTGCAAATCAATTAGCAATtcttctgcacatttatttttgtCAAAATCTCCAGATTTCAGTTCCTGGCCTTAAAACAGTTGCTTGTTCAGTTTAATCAAAGTGCAGACACTATATGGGAAAAGACGTTGAAGAACAGCTAAGCCTAAACGAAGATTCCAAGGTATGCATGACCTCTTCTATATCTTCTGAGTGATGAAGATCTTGTACTAATTAATCCAAGATTTCAGTCTAATGAGTTTCAATTAATAAAGCTTCAACTTCATTGATTGATTTTGCTTTTTTCCTCTTAATTCTTCTTGTTTAGGATGGTGAGGTTATAGAATCTTTGTTACCCCCTATACCAAGATCACCAATTAATAGCAGACCAAATAGCATGGTGGTtaaggcaagttcaatttctctCTATCTATATGTTATTTTTAGAGTAAATTTTATGGACGGTCATTCAACTTTTTGTTCATTACCTAAAagtacttttctttcttttattatgtaaaagtcattcaactgtgtgttcattacccaaaagtcattttttctcctttgttacacaaaaattattttactatgctctagttatcacaataATCACTTTGATAAAATTTTACAAACCTTTCacctgaaaattctattatgcccttgacattataaatcctctcatttatgtaatatattcgtacatttaattttttcttaatattaattttcaagatatataagTAGCATTATTAAAATTGTCATTAACATTACCGTGAACAAATTTCAAGTCCACGTTCTTAATCATGATTAACGAAAtatgtttaataaaaataaaaaaaccaaaGCTCATTGATTTATCAGCCAAGCCATAtccattaatttaataaataaaatacccaTATATAACAAAATAACACATCAgattaataattttaaataaataatattaacagataaagcattaaataacttaatattaaatacaaatatatttgaaactttttttaaaatttttattgactataaaaatatcatttgttaaacaaatatattttaattattttaaataaatattaaaaaataaatatttttttatcatttttatatttaaaatatgttcatgtttgaatatgattaaacaaattgagttccatgaaaaataattaaatgtatgaatatattataaaaataataaataaaataatttaaagttattttaattataagtaaaatacctaggtaaaaatatattatatagtatataatttagaaggtattacataaatgagaGGATTAATGTCAAggacataatagacttttcaagtaaaagtattataaaatctggccaaggtattttttgtgataaatagagtaaagtaaaataatttttgtgaaacaaaagaaagaaaaatgacttttgggtaatgaacacaaagttgaatgattattacgtaacaaaaagaagaaaagtgacTTTTGCGTAATAAACTCAAAGTTGAATGATTATCCATAAAATTTAGTCTTATTTTTATGATAATTGGGTTGGTATGGTTGATGAAATTGAAAGGACATGAAACTAATTAGTTGCAAAATTCAATGCAAACATTGCTAAAAACTTATTGTTCCTCTGGTTTCCTATCTTCTTTCACATTTAGTTCTCACAAAGTGTTTTCTGATGGTTGGTTGGAGATTATGAAAATAAGTACCGAAAAAACATTTATTAAAATTTATAATAATATTAGCAAAATGAACGGTGTTTTGATAAAATTGTTGAGTATTGATGATTGATAATAATGTCTAGGAGTTTGGTTAAAGCAATAatataaagttaaaattttaaataattttgaagGAAAATGACTTCCGCCAAAATGTGAGGGAGGTCATCATTTTCCCCCTTTTGGTGGAAGACTTTTCCCtgaaaagtattttctggaaaaaAACAACACCATAATAAtaacttttcttttttgaaaaatattttctgtcATGAGTTATTTCATGTTATGAGCTTAAAAGAGTATGTTTTGATTAAGATTTGTTGACAAAAGAACAGAAAGCAAATACTGTAATTCCAGCCCATTTGGTGGCAGAAGCTATATCAACACTCCATGGCCTTGATTTAAGATGGTCAGGGCCAATAACACCAAGTGAAATGCAATATGTTCAACAGTATGTTTTGGCCAAGTACCCTGAATATTGCAATGGACTTGTGGCAGAAGGAGACAAAGTTGATCTTTATACGCTTTGTCTGACCGATGAATCATCCGCTAATGGGAAAGGAAAATCCCTAAGGAGAGAGTCGTCGTCGCCTTCTTTTGGAAGTAGTAATTCAGAGTTGGGAAAAatcctattggaaccatcaagaTTGCTTGATATTCTCACCAAGAAAACTTCTTACCAAGGGAATTTCATTTCAATCCCAGAAATTCAAGTCCGAAATCGAGCTTTGCAACAATGTGGAGTAAGTGAAGAGGAGTACTTAGTTATTTTTAAAGTTACACTAAAAGAAGCAATGATGATGATTGGAGAATGTTACCCTTTCTTCAGGGGAAATTACTACATGACAATTCTTGGTGAAGATTATGATTGTATAagggaatttgttagttttaaagatTCAAAAGTGATTGCAGCACCAGAAACATGGCTGGATTTGAGGATTAAAGGATCACAACTTAGCCAATATTTTAGGAGAAAATCTAAGCATAGTCCAAAAGGGCTATTTGCATATCCTGCTTACGTGGAAGAAACACGTTACTCGATGCATTGGATATCAGAAGCTCATAGAAATTCATGGCATGTTCTGTTAGATGCTTCTGGTTTGGATGCAGGAAAAGAAAGGTTCGCTTTAGCATTGCATCGACCGGATTTCGTGTTGTGTACAGTTGATAATACACATGCTCAGCCCTCAAAAATCACATGCCTTCTTGTAAGGAAACAATCCTTTGAAACAGCAGCCTCTTCAGCTAATTAACTGAAGAAAGTTGAAGCGACAGAGAGACAATGTATAATTATCTGTATACTTCTGTTCTAAAGAGATAAACATTTTCTACGTACTGGCcgtttttatttgttttgaccTTTTGCTGCTTTGAATTTTGATTATGCATATCTTTAGATTTTACATGTTCTTGCTGATAGTCTTTGTGTGTTGGTACATAGTTTAGTTCATGTAGGGAAATATTGGTTATATTTTTTGATTGGAAAAGTGAGTCTAAAAAAGGAAATGTTGAATTAATTAATCGTAAATTATGTGATTTTAAAACCTTCTTGCATTCGAAAATAGATATTTAATAGTATAGGAAACAAAATTTCCACCATAAATGCAAATCCTTCTTATATCATTCGAGAATGATTTTTTCACATAATTAAAGCTCCACAAGGTAGAACGTATCACGTCGGGGCCAACAAAGCCGAAACAAGAGTAAACGACATCTTTGCCATCAAGAAATCCCTATGAGAGAGACAAAGGGATTTCCTCACCCGATTCAACAGGGTAAGGATGACCTTACCAAATGTGTCTGAGGGGATGACAGTCCCAGCCTTTTCAGAATGGGTTGAGTAGGGAGGGTTCAAGAGCGACCAGAAAGCTATTGAGCCGATTGATGAAGTATCCTACAATCACTTGGGATGAAATCCATAATGCCTACTGTGCAGAGGTCCGAGCAGATGATGACGACCTCAATGGACCAACCCGACGACTCATCTTGGTACAAACCGAGCCCAGGAAAGAACGAAGAGAAAACATGAGGAGGGATCATCCAATCTCGTAGGCAAACAGGGAACAATACCAGACTTATGTCAGGGCACCCGCCCTTCCCTCCTTTTGCTATGATGATGGCCCGTCTAGGCCGAGGACGGAGACTCACATGAAcgagagaggtatgccccctttgttatctgctcacaatttttgtgtttcaCCTACAGAGGTGGTCTACACCCTTGAGAAGCTTGGAACGAAGGTGAAGTGGCCGCCAAAGATTAAGTCAACCCAGATCAAATCAAGGCTATCGACGGGACACCTGAGCAATTTACTACTAAGAAGCAAGTCAAAAGGTGGACTGGTCAGATCGCCGCCCGATCGAGATTTATCTTGCGGTCGTCCGATATATGCCATAGATTTTTTGACATACTCAAAAAGAATAACGACCTCGAGTGGATGCCCGAGTGCATGCAAGCATTGCGAGAACTGAAAGCATATTTGTCATCGCCACTTTTACTCTCGAAGCTTGTACCCGGGGAACACCTCCTCGTCTATCCCGCCGTCTCCGAAGTAGGAGTAAGTGAGGCCCTGATTCAATAAAacaaaggtacacaatctcctatttattatatcAGTAAAACACTTGTCGACGCCAAGACGAGGTACCCACACCTCGAGAAATTGGCCATGCAattggtcgtagcttcacgaaagcttagaccctatttctAGTGCCCCTATCTCAGTCGTTACCACTATCCCTCTAAGAAGCATTTTGCATCAACCCGAGCTGTCGGGGAGGCTATCCAAATGGACCATCGAGCTAAGTGAGCACGACATCACATATCAGCCTCAAACAATAATAAAGTCGCAAGTGCTCGCCGACTTCATTGCAGACTTTAGCGTGAAAGTAATTCCTGAGGCTGAGAAAAAAGCTGTTCAAGCTTCTTTTAAAACACAAGACCTTTGGGTCCTGTACACCGATGGAAAATCCAATGCCTCCGGATccggactgggactcgtactcgaggaCCCCACCGAcgaagtaattcgccagtccataagatgcccggatatgactaacaatgagagCATAATTGCAGGGTTGAGGCTAGCACTCAAATATGGGACAAAGCGGTTAAGACTCCGCTGTGATTCCCAGTTCACAGTCAACCAAGTCagagggactttccaaatcaaagaacaaaggttgCAAAAATATCAAGCCAAGATTTGTAAGTTGCTGCCCAATTTTGACGAATGCCAGCTCGACGAGATCCCTCGAACTTAGAATGTCGAAGCAGATGGCCTCGCCAAATTGGCCACTGCCACCAAAAGCATCACGGCCGGGGACCAAAGCGTAGTCCATCTCCTCAACTACTCACTACACTAAGTCGAGGTAAAATCTGTAAGTTTAACTTAAGAATGGCGCAATCATATTATTACGTACTTGCAAGAtggcaccctaccaaacgacgaAAAAGGAAGCTAAAAAACTAAGAATGCAAGTGGCTAGATACAACCTCCTTCGTAATGACTTATACAAGAGAACGTATGGCGGTCTTTTGGCAAATTGTTTAGGCCCAAACCAAACTCAATGCGTTCTCGAGGAAGTCTATGAAGGCCATTTTGACGCTCACTCCGGTGATCGATCACTCGTCAGGTGCCTCATACGGGCCGAgtactactg
This DNA window, taken from Nicotiana tabacum cultivar K326 chromosome 15, ASM71507v2, whole genome shotgun sequence, encodes the following:
- the LOC107803102 gene encoding uncharacterized protein LOC107803102 codes for the protein MQYVQQYVLAKYPEYCNGLVAEGDKVDLYTLCLTDESSANGKGKSLRRESSSPSFGSSNSELGKILLEPSRLLDILTKKTSYQGNFISIPEIQVRNRALQQCGVSEEEYLVIFKVTLKEAMMMIGECYPFFRGNYYMTILGEDYDCIREFVSFKDSKVIAAPETWLDLRIKGSQLSQYFRRKSKHSPKGLFAYPAYVEETRYSMHWISEAHRNSWHVLLDASGLDAGKERFALALHRPDFVLCTVDNTHAQPSKITCLLVRKQSFETAASSAN